DNA sequence from the Streptomyces cinnabarinus genome:
GAGGTCACCGCGACGACTTCACCGCCGTCCGGGACGAGCACCTCGCCGTCCGCCGGGATGTCGACAGCCCCGGGATACCGCCGCGCCCAGGACCCCGTCGGCTTCACCCTCCTCGTCCCCGAGGAGTGGATCCGCCGTCAGAAGGCGGGCGAGGAGGCCCCGGTGGTCTTCTACGACGCCCCGGACGACGGCCGTCAGCTCCAGATCTTCAGGGTCGCCGAGCCGACCGTCGAGGAGTCGCTCGCGCAGGCCGAGAACGCCCCCGGCTACGGCTTCGCGAGCCGCCCCGGCTACCGGGCCCTCGCCCGCGACTCGGGCTCCGGCTTCGAGGAGCTGACCTACCGCTACGACGACGAGGACAAGGGCCCCCGTCTTGTCGTCGACCACCGCTTCGAGGCCGCCGACGGCACGCCGTACGCGATCCGCGCCAGCGGCCCGGAGGAGCTGGCCCCCGAGCGGATCCGCGCGCCCCTCACCACGGCCCTGACCTCCTTCTGCCCGGCGGCCGGCGCGTGCGGGTGACGGGACGTCAGGGGCTCGGCAGCCGCTTCTCGAACCAGTGGCTCGCATAGACGCTGTCGTCGTAGCGCGGGATCTCGGTGTACCCGCAGGCCCGGTACATCGCCTGCGCCTCACCGAGCGCCGCATGCGTGTCCAGCCGTACGACCGGCAACCGCCGGGCGGACGCCTCGCCTTCGAGCGCGCCGAGCAGCCGCCGGGCGAGTCCCAGGCGGCGGGCGGCGGGGTGCACCCACACATGCCGGATCTCGCCCACTCCGGGCTCCAGCCGCCGCAGCGCCCCGCAACCCACCGGCGCGCCCTCCTCGTACGCGACGAAGAACGCCCCGGCGTCGCCCGAGACCTCCCCTGGGCGGACGAGGTCGGCGGGGTCGAAGCCCTCGGGGAAGCGGGCGTCGAGGTCGGCGGCGTAGGCGTCGAGGCACGCGCGGGCGTCCGCGCTCGCCCCGTCGACGAGACAGACGCTGATGGCGGCCAGGCGCAGCAGGCGGCGGGTGGTGGACATCGCCTCGGCCAGTTCGGCGCGCTGTTCCGCGGTGAGGCCGCCGAGCAGTTCGGCCACCAGGGCGTTGGCGCGGCGCTGCTGCTCCTTGAGCTCGATGCGGCCGGCCGGGGTCAACTCGACCATCCGCAGCCGGTTGTCGTCCGGGTGCACGCTGACCCGGATCAGGCCCTGCGCCTCCAGCGCCTTGGCCATCCGGCTCAAGTAGCCCGCGTCCAGGCCGAGTCGGTTCCGCAGCTCGCGCAGGGAGACCGGCTCCGCGATCTCGAACAGCAGCCGGGCCTCGCCGAGCGGGCGGTCCTGGCCGAGATAGTGGTCGTCGAGGGCGCCGATCCGGCGCGTGAAATAGCGGTTGAAGCGGCGGAATGCCGTCACATGTTCCGTCGACACGGGTTCCATATTTCTTTGACTTTAGTCAAACGATTCGGAAGAGTCCAGTGGTTGTCAGTACCCGCGCCTAGGCTGCGGCGCATGAGTGAGAACACCGAGATCTTGCTTGAACCCCCGGTCGCGGGCGACGAGGCCGACACCCTGGTCGGCTCCCTGGAGCGGCAGCGCCGCACCTTCGCCTGGAAGTGCGAGGGCCTGGACGCGGCGGCCCTGGGCACCCGCCTCGCGCCCTCCGCGCTCACCGTTGGCGGACTGATCAAGCATCTGGCCCTGGTGGAGGCCGACTACTTCACCCTGCGACTGCTCGGGGAGGACCCGGGACCGCCGTGGAACACGGTGGACTGGGACGCGGAGCCGGACTGGGAGTGGCGTTCGGCCGCCGGGCACACCCCCGAGGAGCTGTACGCGCTCTGGCTCACCGAGGTCACCCGCTCCCGGGCGAACATACGCAGGGCACTGGCGGACGGCGGCCCCGGCGGGCTCGTGTCCTACACCACACGGGCCGGTGAGTCGCCCAGCCTGCGCCGTCTGCTGATCGACATGGTCGAGGAGTACGCGCGCCACCTCGGCCAGCTGGACCTGATCCGTGAGTCGATCGACGGCCGGGTGGGGGAGGACCCGCCGGAGGACTACCGGCCGTTCTAGTCCGGTACCGGCCGTGCCGAGGCCCGCGGGAGCGGGTGTGACGTGGGTCGCATCGGCGACCTGTCACGTCCGCGGGGGGCCGCTTGTCCCATGGGCGTCACCGGTACGGAAGCCGGTGCCGAACAGGGGAGATCGAGATGTCGAACGGCCACCACATCGTGGTTCTCGGCGCGGGCTACACCGGAATGTTCGCCGCGGTGCGGCTGGCTCACCGCACCCGTCGGACGGGCGTGCGGATCACTCTGGTCAACCCGACGGGCCGGTTCGTGGAGCGGCTGCGGATGCACCAGGTCGCCGCCGGACAGACGCTGGCCGAGCACCGGATCCCGAGCATGCTCGCGGGAACCGGTGTCCGGTTCGTCGAGGGCACCGCCACCGCGATCGACCCCGAGGCGCGGACCGTCACCATCGGCGGGGACATGTCCCTCGGCTACGACACCCTCGTCTACGCGCTGGGCAGCTCGACCGACACCGGCAAGGTCCCCGGCGCCGACGCCCACGCGTTCACCCTCAACAGCATCGAGATCGCGGGCCGGTTCGCCGAGCGGCTGACCGAGGTCGCCGCGGCCGGCGGCACCGTCACCGTCTGCGGCGGCGGTCTGACCGGTGTCGAGGCGGCCACGGAGATCGCGGAGAGCCACCCGGGACTGCAGGTCACGCTGATCAGCCAGGACGAGCCCGGCGGCATGATGGGGGACAGGGCCCGCGGCTACCTGCACCGTGCGCTGGACCGGCTCGGCATCAAGGTGGAGAGCGGCGCCCGGGTCGCCAAGGTGCTGCCCGAGGCGGTCGAGCTGGCCGACGGCCGGATCGTCCCCTCCGCCGCCTGTCTGTGGACCGCCGGGGTCAAGGTGTCGCCGCTGGCCGCCGAGGCCGGGATCGCCACCGACGAGCGGGGCCTGATCGTGGTCGACGGCTCGCTGCGGTCGGTGTCCCACCCGGAGATCCATGCCATCGGTGACGCCGCCGCCGTCCGGCTGGCCTGGGGGCGGATCCACGGCACCTGCCAGAGCGGGCTGCCCACCGCGCAGTACACCGCCGACACCATCGCGCGGCTGGTCAGGGGCAGGACCGTGAAGCCGTTCCGGTTCGGGTACTTCCACCAGCCGGTCAGCCTCGGCCGCCGGGACGCCGTCATCCAGTTCACCAAGGCCGACGACACCCCCGCCCGCTGGTGGCTCACCGGGCGAAGCGCCGTGATGTACAAGGAGTTCGTCAGCGGCAGCCCGTTGCTGACCTACCGGTTCAGCAAGCGCATGAACGTCACCACCGTCGTCTCCAAGGGTGGCCGGGCCACCCGCAGGCCCGCGGTATGACAGGCGTGCTGGCTCCCAGCGCGGTGATAAGGGCCTTGCCGCCCGGTTCACGGCGCTGGGAGCATGACGCGGTGATGGACATGGCCACGGGGCAGGACCCGTATCTCGAACACCGCCGGCTGCTGTTCGCGACCGCCTACCGCATGCTGGGCAGCGTCGCCGACGCCGAGGACGTCCTCCAGGACGCCTGGCTGAGCTGGAGCACCGCGGACCGTTCGACGATCCGCCACCCCAGGGCCTATCTGGTGCGCACGGTCACCAACCTCTCCCTGAACCGCCTCACCTCGGCCCGGGCCACCCGCGAGACCTACGTCGGCCCATGGCTCCCCGAACCCCTGCTGACCTCGCCCGACATCGCCTCGGAGGCAGAGTTGGCCGACTCCGTCTCGACCGCGATGCTGGTCGTCCTCGAAACCCTCAGCCCCGTCGAACGCGCCGTCTTCCTGCTCCGCGAGGTCTTCGGCTACTCCCACACCGAGATCGCCGAGGCCCTGGACCGCCCCGAGCCGACGGTCCGCCAGATCGCCCACCGGGCCCGAGCGCATGTGCAGGCCCGCAGGCCCCGCTTCGACGCCGACCCCGCCCAACGGCAGCAGGTCACCGA
Encoded proteins:
- a CDS encoding bifunctional helix-turn-helix transcriptional regulator/GNAT family N-acetyltransferase, which translates into the protein MEPVSTEHVTAFRRFNRYFTRRIGALDDHYLGQDRPLGEARLLFEIAEPVSLRELRNRLGLDAGYLSRMAKALEAQGLIRVSVHPDDNRLRMVELTPAGRIELKEQQRRANALVAELLGGLTAEQRAELAEAMSTTRRLLRLAAISVCLVDGASADARACLDAYAADLDARFPEGFDPADLVRPGEVSGDAGAFFVAYEEGAPVGCGALRRLEPGVGEIRHVWVHPAARRLGLARRLLGALEGEASARRLPVVRLDTHAALGEAQAMYRACGYTEIPRYDDSVYASHWFEKRLPSP
- a CDS encoding DinB family protein, encoding MSENTEILLEPPVAGDEADTLVGSLERQRRTFAWKCEGLDAAALGTRLAPSALTVGGLIKHLALVEADYFTLRLLGEDPGPPWNTVDWDAEPDWEWRSAAGHTPEELYALWLTEVTRSRANIRRALADGGPGGLVSYTTRAGESPSLRRLLIDMVEEYARHLGQLDLIRESIDGRVGEDPPEDYRPF
- a CDS encoding NAD(P)/FAD-dependent oxidoreductase, giving the protein MSNGHHIVVLGAGYTGMFAAVRLAHRTRRTGVRITLVNPTGRFVERLRMHQVAAGQTLAEHRIPSMLAGTGVRFVEGTATAIDPEARTVTIGGDMSLGYDTLVYALGSSTDTGKVPGADAHAFTLNSIEIAGRFAERLTEVAAAGGTVTVCGGGLTGVEAATEIAESHPGLQVTLISQDEPGGMMGDRARGYLHRALDRLGIKVESGARVAKVLPEAVELADGRIVPSAACLWTAGVKVSPLAAEAGIATDERGLIVVDGSLRSVSHPEIHAIGDAAAVRLAWGRIHGTCQSGLPTAQYTADTIARLVRGRTVKPFRFGYFHQPVSLGRRDAVIQFTKADDTPARWWLTGRSAVMYKEFVSGSPLLTYRFSKRMNVTTVVSKGGRATRRPAV
- a CDS encoding RNA polymerase sigma-70 factor: MATGQDPYLEHRRLLFATAYRMLGSVADAEDVLQDAWLSWSTADRSTIRHPRAYLVRTVTNLSLNRLTSARATRETYVGPWLPEPLLTSPDIASEAELADSVSTAMLVVLETLSPVERAVFLLREVFGYSHTEIAEALDRPEPTVRQIAHRARAHVQARRPRFDADPAQRQQVTDQFLAACSGGDLNAVMELLAPEVTSWADGGGKVTAARRPMHGVENVARWMLGFMAKPELAAMTMESAVINGELGILAKLDGQTIGALTYDVADGRMHNLRFQVNPDKLGGLTPDNGLTLPGVL